One window of the Capnocytophaga haemolytica genome contains the following:
- a CDS encoding ChaN family lipoprotein: protein MKGTILIIISLLVMPLYGQHKKAYQFFDAKGKKADFTKLAKAAQRSEVVLFGELHDNPICHWLELELVQTLQKQTPLVLGAEMLERDNQKELEAYLQGQMTEKALDSLARLWDNYATDYKPLVDFAKEHQLPFIATNIPRKYASLVYKKGLQALDTLPSQEKAWIVPLPMRFDGSLSQYQKLKEMMPSHIGNDNFVKAQAIKDATMAHSIIANLRPKSVFVHFNGSYHSDFHQSIEWYLKQEQPMLKVLTISTVMQSDLSKLEKEYKGQADFILVVDEDMTKTF from the coding sequence ATGAAAGGTACAATACTTATCATCATCAGTTTGCTGGTAATGCCTTTGTATGGGCAACATAAGAAGGCATACCAGTTTTTTGACGCCAAGGGTAAAAAGGCGGATTTCACAAAGCTGGCGAAGGCTGCACAGCGCAGTGAGGTAGTGCTCTTCGGTGAGCTACACGACAACCCTATTTGCCATTGGTTAGAACTTGAACTGGTGCAAACACTGCAAAAGCAAACCCCTTTGGTGCTTGGTGCTGAAATGCTGGAGCGGGATAATCAGAAGGAATTAGAGGCGTACCTGCAAGGGCAAATGACCGAAAAAGCGCTTGACTCATTAGCGCGGCTGTGGGATAATTATGCGACGGACTACAAGCCTTTAGTCGATTTTGCTAAGGAGCATCAGTTGCCGTTTATCGCTACGAATATTCCGCGAAAATACGCCAGTTTGGTTTATAAGAAAGGTTTGCAGGCTTTGGACACGCTGCCTTCGCAAGAGAAGGCGTGGATCGTGCCGCTGCCGATGCGTTTTGACGGTAGCCTCTCACAGTACCAAAAGCTGAAAGAGATGATGCCGAGCCATATAGGGAATGATAATTTTGTGAAAGCACAGGCTATCAAGGATGCTACGATGGCACATTCTATCATTGCAAACTTGCGTCCGAAAAGTGTGTTTGTGCACTTTAATGGCAGCTACCACAGTGATTTTCATCAGAGTATTGAGTGGTATCTAAAACAAGAGCAGCCTATGCTGAAAGTTCTCACTATTAGCACTGTGATGCAGAGCGACCTTTCGAAATTAGAGAAAGAATACAAAGGTCAGGCTGATTTTATCTTGGTGGTTGATGAAGATATGACTAAGACTTTTTAG
- the pth gene encoding aminoacyl-tRNA hydrolase — translation MKKYLIVGLGNIGSEYANTRHNIGFRIADTLAQQLGGTFSTEKLGDMAILKNKGRTLFVLKPSTYVNLSGKAVRYWLEKENIPIENLLVITDDLNLPFGTIRLKGKGSDGGHNGLKDIQAQLATTAYARLRFGISSNFGYGHQIDYVLGQWTPDEEALMGERLTKSAEAALSFAMAGLNTTMNTFNNK, via the coding sequence ATGAAGAAATATCTAATAGTAGGCTTGGGCAACATAGGCAGCGAGTATGCCAACACCCGCCACAACATCGGTTTCCGCATAGCCGACACCCTCGCTCAGCAGTTGGGCGGCACTTTTTCCACCGAAAAACTCGGCGATATGGCTATCCTAAAAAACAAGGGACGCACCCTCTTTGTGCTTAAGCCCTCCACCTATGTGAACCTCAGCGGAAAGGCTGTCCGCTACTGGCTCGAGAAGGAAAACATCCCTATCGAAAACCTACTGGTCATCACCGACGACCTCAACCTGCCCTTTGGCACCATACGCCTCAAAGGCAAAGGCAGCGATGGTGGGCACAATGGGCTTAAGGACATTCAGGCGCAGCTCGCCACTACTGCTTATGCGCGCTTGCGATTCGGCATTAGCAGCAACTTCGGCTATGGGCACCAGATTGACTACGTCCTCGGGCAATGGACTCCCGACGAGGAAGCCCTGATGGGCGAGCGCCTTACCAAAAGCGCTGAGGCTGCCCTTTCCTTTGCGATGGCAGGCCTTAACACTACAATGAACACTTTTAACAACAAATAA
- the purD gene encoding phosphoribosylamine--glycine ligase: MNILILGSGGREHAFAYKVVQSPHCERLYVAPGNGGTAAIATNVDISTTDFQAVKRLVIEKDIKMVIVGPEDPLVHGIYDFFKRDTYLAENVQIIAPSQEGAKLEGSKEFAKQFMQRHSIPTAKYNSFTKDRLEEGYRFLETLKPPYVLKADGLAAGKGVLILPSIDEARTALHDMLIEAKFGEASHKIVIEEFLDGIELSCFVLTDGKHYKILPTAKDYKRVGEGDTGLNTGGMGAISPVPFVDDLFMQKIEERIIKPTILGLQQEHIDYKGFIFIGLIKVGEDPFVIEYNVRMGDPETEVILPRIESDLVNIFKALEKQELDKMTLKITPKTAATVMLTSGGYPETYQKGFPITGLKDVNESLVFHAGTAIKDGKTVTTGGRVLAVTSLANDFHKALAQSYKNIEKIHFERQYFRRDIGFDL; this comes from the coding sequence ATGAATATACTTATTTTAGGCTCCGGTGGGCGCGAACACGCCTTCGCATATAAAGTAGTACAAAGCCCTCACTGCGAGAGGTTGTATGTAGCTCCTGGTAATGGTGGAACTGCTGCGATAGCTACAAATGTAGATATTTCAACTACTGACTTTCAAGCAGTGAAAAGGCTTGTTATTGAGAAAGATATTAAGATGGTTATAGTTGGACCTGAAGATCCTCTTGTGCACGGTATCTATGACTTTTTTAAGCGCGACACATACCTCGCTGAAAATGTACAGATTATAGCACCCTCACAAGAAGGGGCTAAACTTGAAGGAAGTAAAGAGTTTGCTAAGCAATTTATGCAGCGACACAGTATTCCTACGGCAAAATACAATAGCTTTACGAAAGACCGGCTTGAGGAAGGTTATCGGTTCTTAGAGACTTTAAAACCTCCTTATGTTCTCAAGGCTGATGGTCTGGCAGCTGGTAAGGGAGTGCTGATTCTACCTTCAATTGATGAGGCTCGTACAGCTTTGCACGATATGCTCATTGAGGCTAAGTTTGGAGAGGCAAGTCATAAGATAGTTATTGAAGAATTTTTAGATGGTATTGAGCTAAGTTGCTTTGTGCTGACCGATGGTAAACATTATAAGATCTTGCCTACTGCAAAAGACTATAAGCGTGTAGGAGAAGGAGATACAGGACTAAATACAGGGGGAATGGGAGCAATCTCACCAGTTCCGTTTGTTGATGACCTTTTTATGCAGAAAATTGAAGAGCGTATTATCAAGCCTACAATTTTAGGATTGCAACAGGAACATATTGACTATAAAGGGTTTATTTTTATTGGACTTATCAAGGTTGGTGAAGACCCGTTTGTAATTGAGTATAATGTCCGTATGGGTGATCCTGAGACAGAGGTCATTCTCCCACGGATTGAGTCTGACCTAGTCAATATTTTCAAAGCCTTAGAAAAGCAAGAACTTGATAAAATGACATTAAAAATAACACCAAAGACTGCAGCAACAGTGATGCTTACCTCCGGTGGCTACCCAGAAACTTATCAAAAAGGATTCCCTATTACAGGATTAAAAGATGTAAATGAAAGTCTTGTATTTCACGCTGGGACAGCTATCAAAGATGGTAAAACTGTAACTACAGGAGGTCGCGTGCTTGCTGTAACATCGCTTGCAAATGATTTTCATAAAGCTCTTGCACAATCATATAAGAATATTGAGAAAATCCACTTTGAGAGACAGTACTTTCGAAGGGATATCGGGTTTGATTTATAA
- the menA gene encoding 1,4-dihydroxy-2-naphthoate octaprenyltransferase — translation MDIKTLIKAARLRTLPLSVSGIVMGSALAYREGAFRWGIFVLALLTTVLFQVLSNFANDYGDGIRGTDNADRLGPERALQSGKITPGEMRQVIGVTVLLSIVSAVSLIYVSFGSDQWLYFLIFFVLGLLCVGAAIKYTVGKGAYGYMGLGDVFVFVFFGLVGVLGSYFLYTQMLQWGEVLPAVAIGLLSVGVLNLNNMRDYENDERSGKHTLVVKMGIGLAKYYHYYLIVLAMLAMLTFSVIHLQMRWELLYLVAFVPLSVHLLRVRSNRDLKLLDKELKTVALSTFLLSVLFFIGLLM, via the coding sequence GTGGATATCAAAACACTCATAAAAGCGGCGCGTTTGCGCACGTTGCCCCTATCGGTTTCGGGCATTGTAATGGGGAGCGCTTTGGCGTATCGCGAGGGTGCTTTCCGTTGGGGTATTTTTGTACTGGCGCTGCTGACCACGGTGCTTTTTCAGGTACTTTCAAACTTCGCCAACGACTATGGCGATGGGATAAGGGGCACGGATAATGCTGATAGACTGGGACCTGAGCGTGCTTTGCAGAGTGGTAAGATCACCCCTGGAGAGATGCGGCAGGTGATAGGTGTGACGGTGTTGCTCTCAATTGTTTCGGCGGTGAGTTTGATTTATGTATCGTTTGGGAGCGATCAGTGGCTTTATTTTCTGATTTTCTTTGTGCTGGGCTTGCTGTGCGTAGGGGCAGCTATCAAGTATACGGTGGGGAAAGGTGCCTACGGGTATATGGGTTTGGGCGATGTATTTGTGTTTGTCTTCTTCGGCTTGGTGGGCGTACTGGGGTCGTATTTTTTGTATACGCAGATGCTTCAATGGGGGGAGGTGCTGCCCGCGGTTGCCATTGGGCTTCTGAGCGTAGGAGTGCTGAACCTCAACAATATGCGCGACTATGAGAATGATGAGCGTTCAGGCAAACACACCCTTGTGGTGAAGATGGGGATAGGACTGGCGAAGTATTACCATTATTATTTGATAGTGTTGGCAATGCTGGCGATGCTTACCTTCTCGGTGATACACTTGCAGATGCGTTGGGAGCTGCTGTACTTGGTGGCGTTTGTCCCTTTGAGTGTGCACCTGCTCAGGGTGAGGAGCAATAGGGACTTGAAGTTGCTGGACAAGGAATTGAAGACGGTAGCGCTGAGTACTTTCCTGCTCTCGGTGCTTTTTTTTATAGGACTCTTAATGTGA
- a CDS encoding CopD family protein: MSTHHIILIIHLLAATVWVGGHLFLALAYLPRALRHNDFSYIDKFERTYEPIGMPSLFLLVITGIVMAYDYNAGLQYWFTFSSPVERVVSLKLICILLTASFAISAQTRVLPKLRKGNIKPLPEMAVHIICVTLLGVTMLVLGSFVREGGIM; encoded by the coding sequence ATGAGTACACACCACATCATCCTTATTATCCATCTGCTGGCAGCTACCGTATGGGTCGGCGGACACCTGTTTTTAGCCTTGGCGTACCTGCCTCGCGCCCTCCGTCACAATGATTTTAGCTATATTGACAAGTTTGAGCGCACCTACGAGCCCATTGGTATGCCCTCGCTCTTCCTCTTGGTGATCACAGGCATTGTGATGGCTTACGACTACAATGCAGGGCTACAATATTGGTTCACTTTCTCCAGCCCCGTCGAGCGCGTAGTGTCCCTCAAGCTGATATGTATCCTATTGACTGCCAGCTTTGCTATATCCGCCCAAACGCGCGTACTGCCTAAGCTCCGCAAAGGCAATATCAAGCCCCTCCCCGAGATGGCAGTACACATTATCTGCGTTACCCTCCTCGGCGTTACAATGCTTGTATTAGGCAGTTTTGTGCGCGAAGGTGGCATAATGTAA
- a CDS encoding metal-dependent hydrolase: MDITYYGHSCVGIKIGEKHLLVDPFISENPLASHVKVDEIPADYILLTCAQQDHTSDVERIAKRTKATIIANYQIVAYFYNKGIENGHPMDLGGSYTFPFGQVKCVTALHSSAFEDGTDGGSAGGFVIKAADKTIYIAGSTALHFDMQLIPVRFKIDMALLPIGGNFTMDVEDAIMASDFVKCNKVLGLHYDTFTLIKIDKSAAQRSFKAKGKELILLNIGQTTTV, from the coding sequence ATGGATATAACTTATTACGGGCACTCGTGTGTGGGCATCAAGATAGGTGAGAAACACCTCTTGGTAGACCCTTTTATTTCGGAAAACCCGTTGGCAAGCCACGTAAAGGTAGATGAGATACCCGCTGACTATATACTACTGACTTGCGCGCAACAAGACCACACCTCGGATGTGGAGCGCATCGCCAAACGTACAAAAGCTACGATCATAGCGAATTACCAAATCGTTGCGTACTTTTACAATAAAGGCATTGAGAACGGGCACCCGATGGACTTAGGAGGGAGCTATACTTTCCCTTTTGGGCAGGTGAAGTGTGTGACGGCTTTGCACTCGTCGGCTTTTGAGGATGGCACCGATGGGGGTAGTGCTGGGGGCTTCGTAATAAAGGCTGCGGATAAGACGATATACATAGCAGGTAGCACAGCGCTGCACTTTGATATGCAGCTCATACCAGTGCGGTTCAAGATAGATATGGCACTATTGCCTATCGGTGGTAATTTCACTATGGATGTGGAAGACGCTATAATGGCTTCGGACTTTGTGAAGTGCAACAAGGTGCTCGGGTTGCATTATGACACCTTCACCCTCATTAAGATAGACAAAAGTGCTGCTCAGCGGAGTTTTAAGGCAAAGGGCAAGGAACTGATATTGCTCAATATCGGGCAAACAACTACGGTGTAA
- a CDS encoding methyltransferase: MYKHYPKKRYDRTLAILKKFAPEGCSVLDLGVRNPFSEVMEASGYRVQNTQGEDLDLMPEHLQSYAADFTTALEILEHLVNPFGVLQNVPSRKLLVTVPLRLWFASAYRNNKDPRDCHFHEFEDWQLDMLLEKAGWEIQYREKWTHPVKKLGFRPLLRYFTPRYYAVYAERCEFKNSTK, from the coding sequence ATGTATAAGCATTATCCTAAAAAACGTTATGACCGTACGCTGGCAATCCTAAAAAAGTTTGCTCCTGAGGGTTGTAGTGTGCTGGATTTAGGTGTTAGGAACCCTTTTTCAGAGGTGATGGAAGCCTCTGGCTATCGTGTGCAAAATACGCAAGGTGAGGATTTGGATTTAATGCCTGAGCATTTGCAAAGCTATGCTGCTGACTTTACCACGGCTTTGGAGATTTTGGAGCATTTGGTTAATCCTTTTGGAGTGTTGCAGAACGTCCCTTCGAGGAAGCTTCTGGTTACAGTGCCGCTTCGCTTGTGGTTCGCTTCTGCTTATCGCAATAACAAGGACCCTCGCGATTGTCATTTTCACGAGTTTGAAGATTGGCAGTTGGATATGCTTCTTGAGAAAGCGGGTTGGGAAATTCAGTACCGTGAGAAGTGGACCCACCCTGTGAAGAAACTGGGTTTTCGCCCCTTATTGCGTTATTTTACCCCTCGGTATTATGCCGTTTATGCAGAGCGATGTGAGTTCAAAAACTCTACAAAGTAA
- the nadE gene encoding NAD(+) synthase: MDTEKVTQYIVQWIKTYVENAHLNGLVIGVSGGVDSAVVSTLCAQSKLPTLCVEMPIHQAEAHVSRAKEHIAQLKKKYKNVSAVEVDLTPTFDQFVAAIPKTDKTTYEMALANTRARLRMTTLYYFAGLDGRIVVGTGNKVEDFGVGFFTKYGDGGVDISPIADLMKSEVYKLAEYLKVPKSILEAKPSDGLFGDDRSDEDQLKATYDELEWAMQYINKPSGDETLTDRQYEVLQIYTRLHRANLHKMTPIPTCLIPSSYK; the protein is encoded by the coding sequence ATGGATACAGAAAAAGTAACTCAGTATATTGTGCAATGGATTAAGACCTATGTGGAAAATGCACACCTTAATGGTCTTGTTATAGGCGTTTCTGGTGGTGTTGATTCTGCAGTAGTTTCTACACTTTGCGCCCAAAGTAAATTGCCTACTTTATGTGTTGAGATGCCTATCCATCAGGCAGAAGCACACGTGAGCCGAGCTAAGGAACATATCGCTCAGCTAAAGAAGAAATACAAGAATGTAAGTGCTGTTGAAGTGGATTTGACGCCTACTTTCGATCAGTTCGTAGCTGCTATCCCTAAAACGGATAAGACTACCTACGAGATGGCGCTTGCCAATACAAGAGCACGTTTACGTATGACTACATTGTACTATTTTGCTGGGCTGGACGGACGTATTGTGGTAGGAACAGGAAATAAAGTCGAGGATTTCGGAGTGGGCTTTTTCACTAAGTACGGCGATGGTGGCGTTGATATAAGTCCGATTGCTGACTTGATGAAAAGTGAAGTTTATAAGCTTGCAGAGTATTTGAAAGTACCTAAATCTATTCTTGAAGCAAAGCCTTCGGACGGCCTTTTTGGGGATGACCGTTCAGACGAGGATCAACTGAAAGCCACTTATGACGAGCTTGAATGGGCTATGCAGTACATTAATAAACCTTCTGGAGATGAAACTCTTACCGATCGGCAGTACGAGGTACTTCAGATATACACTCGCTTACATCGTGCTAATCTTCATAAGATGACGCCTATCCCTACGTGCTTAATTCCTTCATCATATAAATAG
- a CDS encoding exonuclease SbcCD subunit D — protein sequence MRVLHTADWHLGQTFYQYDRYEEHQHFLNWLLQTIEQERIDVLLISGDIFDVSNPAVASVRQFYHFLREILQRFPELQVIATAGNHDSPVRLEMPVPFLEGSHIHLIGSVKRSGEGAAIDYRSLIIPLYKPQTTTVEAYCLSVPFLRLGDYPKAEGNGMDYAKGVSQFYQEITKEAQEMLKPHQALIAMGHLHASGAEISEEDTAERAIVGGVEAISAGQFPEALQYVALGHIHKAQRLAGKDFIRYSGSPLPLSFAERRYSHQVVCFEIEDGKVSDIRTLNVPLHRRVLSIPETHRPIEEVLAALGDLPERGQQEDTAPYLEVKVLLTEPLPDLKTQIIKAVEGKAVRLSRIDVQYKWAIDSEEGEPQREIQLEELSPQQVLKGVYEKTYNEEMPTFYEALVEEVLQELEAQQNNA from the coding sequence ATGAGAGTACTACACACTGCCGACTGGCATTTGGGTCAGACTTTTTACCAATACGACCGCTATGAGGAGCATCAACACTTCCTCAACTGGCTTTTGCAAACTATTGAACAAGAGCGTATTGACGTGCTTCTTATCAGCGGAGATATCTTCGATGTATCGAACCCAGCTGTTGCTTCTGTACGGCAATTTTACCATTTTTTAAGAGAAATACTTCAGCGGTTTCCTGAGTTACAAGTGATTGCCACGGCGGGCAACCACGACTCGCCTGTGCGGCTTGAGATGCCTGTTCCTTTTTTGGAAGGCTCGCATATACACCTTATCGGTAGTGTGAAGCGAAGTGGTGAGGGAGCTGCAATAGATTACCGCTCGCTGATTATACCTCTCTACAAGCCCCAAACTACGACGGTGGAGGCGTATTGCTTATCGGTGCCTTTTCTTCGCTTAGGCGATTACCCCAAAGCAGAGGGTAACGGAATGGATTATGCCAAGGGCGTGAGTCAATTTTACCAAGAGATCACCAAGGAGGCGCAAGAGATGCTAAAGCCACATCAGGCGCTTATCGCTATGGGACATCTGCACGCCTCAGGAGCGGAGATTTCGGAAGAGGACACTGCTGAACGGGCGATCGTAGGTGGAGTGGAGGCTATCAGTGCTGGGCAGTTCCCAGAGGCGTTGCAATATGTAGCTCTGGGGCATATACACAAAGCGCAAAGGCTTGCTGGAAAGGACTTTATACGGTACTCAGGCAGCCCACTACCGCTGTCGTTTGCAGAGCGCAGATACAGTCATCAGGTGGTGTGCTTTGAGATAGAGGATGGGAAGGTGAGCGATATCCGAACGCTCAATGTACCGCTGCATAGGCGTGTGTTGAGCATCCCTGAGACGCATCGCCCTATTGAGGAGGTGCTGGCTGCTTTAGGAGATTTACCAGAGAGAGGACAACAGGAGGACACAGCGCCCTATCTGGAAGTAAAGGTGCTACTCACTGAACCTTTACCCGACCTTAAAACACAGATAATTAAAGCAGTAGAAGGTAAAGCAGTACGGCTATCGCGGATAGATGTACAATATAAATGGGCGATTGACAGTGAAGAGGGGGAACCCCAAAGAGAAATACAATTGGAGGAATTGAGCCCGCAGCAGGTGCTGAAAGGTGTTTATGAAAAGACCTACAATGAAGAGATGCCTACTTTCTATGAAGCACTGGTAGAAGAAGTGCTGCAGGAGCTTGAAGCACAGCAAAACAACGCCTAA
- a CDS encoding restriction endonuclease, with protein MRSEVDKLFYELMEYSPKKKGAALEIITAAVFNTFFKEEVIHDEELIGESGAKYQIDVLIEKDEKVLVEVKDRTYNSNKKLEIGILREREGATLDLQNISEIFVVSATGFTSSAQKYAQGSLSNQRLKPIKLVDIRPSTEDDKEEKTAEFHLKIRGVKAFDLLLNVEGISNDEIGGEQVILYNTQGEEFDEFENLCISRVGYVKLNNRLYKVKSIKEGKDKDFGLEEIVSRPKGDPVLYLRYGEKEKLFTDAQLREAINNVLIKKESHLIETPNYL; from the coding sequence ATGAGATCAGAAGTAGACAAACTATTTTATGAACTGATGGAGTATTCTCCTAAAAAGAAAGGAGCAGCTCTTGAGATAATAACAGCAGCTGTATTTAACACTTTCTTTAAAGAGGAGGTGATTCACGATGAAGAGCTTATAGGAGAAAGTGGAGCTAAATATCAGATAGATGTCCTTATAGAGAAAGATGAAAAGGTGTTAGTGGAAGTTAAAGATCGTACTTATAATAGCAATAAGAAATTAGAAATAGGTATCTTAAGAGAAAGAGAAGGGGCTACTTTAGATCTTCAGAATATTAGTGAGATATTTGTAGTCTCCGCTACAGGCTTTACTTCATCTGCCCAAAAATATGCGCAAGGTAGTTTAAGTAATCAACGTTTGAAACCAATTAAACTTGTTGACATACGCCCTTCAACAGAGGATGATAAAGAAGAAAAAACGGCAGAGTTTCACTTGAAGATAAGAGGGGTAAAGGCTTTTGATTTACTTTTAAATGTAGAAGGTATTTCAAATGATGAAATTGGAGGAGAACAAGTAATTCTGTATAATACCCAAGGAGAGGAATTTGATGAATTTGAGAATTTATGTATTAGTAGAGTTGGATATGTAAAGCTGAATAACCGACTTTATAAGGTTAAAAGTATAAAGGAAGGGAAAGATAAAGATTTTGGTTTAGAAGAAATAGTATCGAGACCAAAAGGAGATCCTGTGTTGTACCTTAGGTATGGAGAGAAAGAAAAACTCTTTACAGATGCTCAATTGAGAGAAGCTATCAATAATGTATTAATAAAAAAGGAGTCTCATCTAATTGAGACTCCTAATTATTTATAA
- a CDS encoding inorganic phosphate transporter codes for MSPIYNQLLIPFLTAMLLAITMGGSGTAPAFSATYGANVIRKSIIPGLFGIMVFVGALLAGKKTANTMGSGILSGEYMTFIVVSIALFSIAITMLISNIAGIPQSTSQAAVLSLAAPALYFNKLDTNMLFEEIIPAWFVLPVISYFLSFFAGKYIYKPMRRRGLTMLRAQNENAKPIWDYLLIAMALYVSFAIGSNNVANAAGPLYTMTINELNIKESDHIVILMLATLVVAPCFGIGSSLFGHKILRNTGKEIVLFGKFEAVIIAFISGSLLLLASVVKGIPTSLVQVNVAAILGIGVAKMGHKNIFKKTQVKRFFAMWMIAPVISFVLSLLLIFLADRFNFL; via the coding sequence ATGTCACCGATATACAACCAATTATTAATACCGTTTCTTACAGCGATGTTGCTGGCGATTACGATGGGGGGTAGTGGTACTGCGCCAGCATTCTCAGCTACTTATGGTGCAAATGTGATCCGCAAGAGTATCATCCCAGGGTTGTTTGGTATTATGGTGTTTGTAGGTGCCCTTTTAGCGGGGAAAAAGACCGCTAACACAATGGGGAGCGGCATTCTTTCAGGTGAGTATATGACCTTCATAGTGGTGTCGATAGCGCTGTTCTCAATAGCTATCACGATGCTTATTTCGAATATCGCGGGGATACCACAATCGACCAGCCAAGCGGCGGTGCTCTCACTGGCAGCGCCAGCACTTTACTTCAATAAGCTCGATACGAATATGCTTTTTGAGGAGATTATCCCAGCGTGGTTTGTTCTGCCTGTGATCTCGTATTTTCTGAGTTTTTTTGCGGGGAAATACATCTACAAGCCGATGCGGCGGCGGGGGCTGACGATGCTGAGAGCGCAGAATGAAAATGCAAAGCCTATTTGGGATTATCTGTTGATAGCGATGGCGCTGTACGTGTCGTTTGCCATTGGTTCGAACAACGTTGCCAATGCTGCGGGTCCGCTTTATACGATGACTATCAATGAGCTGAATATCAAAGAGAGTGATCACATAGTGATCTTGATGTTGGCTACTTTGGTAGTGGCACCTTGCTTCGGCATTGGCTCGTCACTATTCGGTCATAAGATACTGCGCAATACAGGAAAGGAGATTGTGCTTTTCGGGAAGTTTGAAGCGGTGATTATTGCTTTTATCTCAGGGAGCTTGCTACTGCTTGCCTCAGTGGTGAAAGGGATACCAACCTCACTGGTTCAGGTGAATGTAGCGGCTATTCTGGGGATAGGAGTCGCCAAGATGGGGCATAAGAATATTTTTAAGAAGACACAGGTAAAGCGGTTTTTTGCAATGTGGATGATAGCACCTGTGATCTCATTTGTACTGTCGTTACTACTGATTTTTTTGGCTGACAGGTTCAATTTTCTTTGA
- a CDS encoding 2-hydroxyacid dehydrogenase codes for MKILFLDQPHPLMLAQLSAQGFENHIDHLSSKQEIEEKIALYDGVVIHSRFVIDRTFLDCATRLRFIARVGAGVENIDVAYAASKGIQLISAPEGNRNAVGEHTLGLLLALLNNFKKANLEIMHGKWLREANRGWELDGKTVGIIGYGHMGKAFARKLRGFDCNVICYDIAPNVGDENAQQVTFVDFVRAVDVVSVHTPQTPLTLGMINADFIAQVVKPFWLLNTARGKIVVADDLVAGLKSGKVLGAGLDVLEYEKRTLEEFVIDAHTPASFRYLMEAENVILTPHIAGWTQESKEKLAQVIVDKIIAFVRG; via the coding sequence ATGAAGATATTGTTTTTGGATCAGCCGCATCCGTTGATGCTGGCGCAACTATCGGCACAAGGGTTTGAAAATCATATAGATCACTTGAGTAGTAAGCAGGAAATTGAGGAGAAGATCGCCCTTTACGACGGGGTGGTGATCCACAGTAGATTTGTGATTGATAGGACGTTTTTGGACTGTGCGACGCGCTTGCGTTTTATCGCTCGGGTGGGTGCAGGCGTGGAGAATATCGACGTGGCTTATGCGGCTTCGAAAGGCATACAGCTCATCTCTGCTCCTGAAGGCAATAGGAATGCGGTGGGTGAGCATACGCTTGGGTTGCTGCTGGCTCTGCTGAACAATTTTAAAAAGGCAAACCTTGAGATTATGCACGGTAAGTGGCTTCGCGAGGCTAACCGCGGCTGGGAGCTGGACGGGAAGACGGTGGGGATCATCGGTTATGGCCATATGGGGAAGGCTTTTGCACGGAAGCTCAGGGGTTTTGATTGTAATGTGATCTGCTATGATATTGCACCAAATGTGGGCGATGAGAATGCGCAGCAGGTTACTTTTGTGGACTTTGTGCGTGCTGTGGATGTGGTGAGCGTGCATACGCCGCAAACGCCACTGACCTTGGGGATGATTAATGCGGATTTTATCGCCCAAGTGGTGAAGCCTTTTTGGCTACTAAATACGGCTCGTGGGAAGATCGTGGTGGCTGATGACTTGGTCGCTGGGCTGAAAAGTGGCAAGGTGCTCGGTGCTGGATTGGACGTGCTGGAATATGAGAAGCGCACCCTTGAGGAGTTTGTGATCGATGCGCATACGCCTGCCTCGTTTAGGTACTTGATGGAGGCTGAGAACGTGATCTTAACGCCTCATATTGCTGGGTGGACGCAGGAGAGCAAGGAGAAGCTGGCACAGGTGATCGTGGATAAGATTATTGCCTTTGTACGGGGGTAG